The Neoarius graeffei isolate fNeoGra1 chromosome 23, fNeoGra1.pri, whole genome shotgun sequence genome segment AATGAGCAGCAAGCTAACGGGCTGtcagtgtgtgtctgttttagtgTGGCAACATACATGGAGGCACGAAGATATAAAGttgatcttcaagtggtgaacatatttcacaagtgagcgaagtgaaTGGGTGAAATACTTTTCaacatgaagataaacttcatatcttcctgCCACTGTGTAACGtccttttatattatatggagacatccacaattaaaaaaaaatacacaagttaatcagaagaattttaattttgaaccggtttgccattttgacaacgtgcgtctAGTCTGCAGGAAAATACTGGCAGTGACGACATCGGAGTGAAatgttgggaattattatacatacgggacactttttccatggaataaaaacatattctattaccttctagtgggtttattgatggcatgcaatattattatatcgcttatcctccatgtattatgccactctcctcaACGGAGAAtgtgcgtgcaatattgttataatattgcacattgtaagacaacatgacgtcacatgtcagagctcatgcgaagatccagtgacaacatttctgctgcgcatgcgcgcaatcatttctttgttggccaggaaagagagaagatccagtgctaggtttaaacactaaataaataaactgaaactaaagatgcgctgaacacccgaaaggctaccaaaacttaattatatattcttcatgcatatttacaagagaaaaacataccaacggacaccgaaaaactggaaaagggacacatcgaagatgtaaaacttccacgcgagcgagtgactgacagtttgtacacaaacatggccgcgaggtttgcttcattacaagcagaagatttaaagagaaagacgtgctgaacacccgaaaggcgaccaaaacttcactggatattcttcatgcatttacagtggtgcttgaaagtttgtgaaccctttagaattttctatatttctgcataaatatgacctaaaacaacatcaggttttcacacaagtcctaaaagtagataaagagaacccagttaaacaaatgagacaaaaatattaaacttggtcatttatttattgaggaaaatgatccaatattacatatctgtgagtggaaaaatgtatgtgaacctctaggattagcagttaatttgaaggtgaaattagagtcaggtgttttcaatcaatgggatcacaatcgggtgtgagtgggcaccctgttttatttaaagaacagggatctatcaaagtctgatcttcacaagatgacatgtttgtggaagtgtatcatggcacgaacaaaggagatttctgaggacctcagaaaaagcgttgttgatgctcatcaggctggaaaaggttacaaaaccatatctaaagagtttggactccaccaatccacagtcagacagattgtgtacaaatggaggaaattcaagaccattgttaccctccccaggagtggtcgaccaacaaagatcactccaagagcaaggcatgtaatagttggcaaggtcacaaaggaccccagggtaacttctaagcaactgaaggcctctctcacattggctaatgttcatgagtccaccatcaggagaacacttgaacaacaatggtgtgcatggcagggttgcaaggagaaagccactgctctccaaaaagaacattgctgctcatctgcagtttgctaaagatcacgtggacaagccagaaggctactggaaaagtgttttgtgcacagatgagaccaaactagaactttttgttttaaatgagaagcgttatgtttggagaaaggaaaacactgcattccagcataagaaccttatcccatctgtgaaacatggtggtggtagtatcatggtttgggcctgttttgctgcacctgggccaggacggcttgccatcattgatggaacaatgaattctgaattataccagcgaattctaaaggaaaatgtcaggacatctgtccatgaactgaacctccagagaagatgggtcatgcagcaagacaacagccctaagcacacaagtcgttctaccaaagaatggttaaagaagaataaagttaatgctttggaatggccaagtcaaagtcctgaccttagtccaatcgaaatgttgtggaaggacctgaagcgagcagttcatgtgaggaaacccaccaacatcccagagttgaagctgttctgtacggaggaatgggctaaaattcctccaaaccagtgtgcaggactgatcaacagttatcggaaatatttagttgcagttattgctgcacaagggggtcataccagatactgaaagcaaaggttcacgtacttttgccactcagatatgtaatattggatcattttcctgaataaataaatgaccaagtataatatttttgtctcatttgtttaactgggttctctttatctacttttaggacttgtgtgaaaatctgatgttgttttaggtcatatttatgcagaaatatagaaagtctaaagtgctcacaaactttcaagcaccactgtaatcttcTGTATTAAATATGTGGAAAAGCTGGtaaagagacatgtcggagacgtaaaacttccgcgctagcgagtgactaacagtttgtacacaaacatgactgtgaggtttgcttcattccaagcgtaagatttaaagagaaagacgcgctgaccactcgaaaggctaccaaaactttactggatattcttcacgcatatttacaagagaaaaacataccaacggacatcataaaattggaaaagagagcaatagcgaaaATATTGTctcagttctacttggaggtgaggaaaagtgacggagacttttacaagaggacttcactcgtggacttcactcagcaaagcccttttgttttgaacaactgcagtgtaacaattaacGACTACCAAAAGTAATTTTAAACTTGAACTGTCAGCCTGGATATAGCTtacatataagttgggttgttgttcaggcttttgagacttgtaccatttttattgttagaactttgactttgtacattggattgacagaacattgaattacatttgatcagaatcagcattcagtattggtaagttattcccctgttcttaactttttgtaaaatctgtaattgttccattgaatgtgtagtagtagtaataataataataatattggctggtttctTCGTGGTACGGTATATCAggtatgttccattcagctacttgttctcgactcgttcaagatcatgctagctgaatggaatatctgatataccactcaaagccagccaatattatttaaaggtcccatggcatgaaattttcactttctgaggttttttaacgttaaaatgagttcctctgaccttcttaagtcaccccaatggctagaaatttcataatgtgtaaaccaaactatgcccaacatttgagaatggcgcgtcaaaacggcgcgttgatgagctcttccctttactacgtcagcaagggagatgatccccacgcccccccctctggattcccacccaccgtatggattgccccgcccagttgtagtgaggagaccatagaggacacaacaacatggcatcacctaagcgagcgaaacatggaaattgcgctgtacatggatgtgacaacacagaaaagagtctgtttttactgccgacgggagagcccttgaagacgcagtggcttaattttatttacttcaataatacgccgtcgagtctacctaagacgatgtatgtttgtcggaagcattttcctgatgaatgtttccacaacttgggacagtacagggtaggttttgcacatcaactgtcactgaagcctgggtccgtaccaagcatccctgccgcatcagcaacaaacaccgaacaagtaagtgtataactggtcgttttgccgtgttttaaaatcagtgcgttagcctagcaatggctacattagctgtgcagctaaccgcttcctgcagttagccaggtaatctgcactacaaaactaaagagcatgcagcatgctctgttaaactgagtttagtctggaaattgactgtaatttatgagcttatgtttgactattgctccgcaatgcatgtcttctgttggataagcgctatgttgctgtagttgctgcttctatcctctttggttatggagtgcgtgttcaagcctagggtattatacgttcgtaaactaccactccgaacactctcactctctgttctctgtgtcacgttgagtttacgaaaggagtccgagggagaacggggttttgtcttagcagcgtggctacaggcgctgatagcagcgagtatgtgtgcgcgcagcttggtcaagcccctccccccatggcccgcccccaccctctacccttccccgcctcctgcttctcattagcaaaacgacgcactgggaaaagcgctgaaatgaggctttctcccaggatgctatatttacgtgccgagggttcatttcgagaaaggctgcggatataacatccggaagcctccacgagcccgtttaaagcatcaacaaaccaccatgccatgggacctttaaatgtgtcactcagatctgcagtgtatttcgtatgaaaaatgagtttttcaacatgagaagataaacttcatatattcaagCCAACGtgattttattatatagacacattcacaagcaaaaagtacccaaatttatcaaaacaattcatcagtgTTACTCAGTGTCcgagatgtagttcatatgaaaaatatgaatggcgtatttcccagtaaaacactcatgtccatataataaaacGCTGAATCCGTCTTTTGCCTCTTTGGGATCTGTTTCTACCAGTGGTGCAAAAGTCAACAAAATATTTGATCATGTTGTATCTGAAATGTCAGACATTCGAAGTAAATTCTTCCTTTATAAAACTCTTGTATAGAAGTACTTGTATGTGAGGTATTGCTTAAATGCTGTGCATACCGGTACCTGGAATTGAAATGGGCTtaatatttacatataaaatcCATAATATTGAAGTCTTTAGGAATACAGCAGCAGCATTTAGACAAATTTACAGTATCCAGATGAGATAATCTAAGTAAGGGTATGggcataaatatttttttttatccataacAGCAGATGACAACACTGGGAGAAAACCAGTCCAACATATTGTTCACATGATATGACTGTGTACTGACAGCCATTCTGTGCTTATAATCTGAAAACAGTAGAGTACACATTATCCTGTACACAATCTATACCCATAATGATTGAAGATAACATGTGGCATGATGTTTGATAGCATTCTTAGTCAGTGGTTTTGTAATTCTTTATCTATCTTGCCCTGATTTGCTTCCTCACTCTCTGATACACAGACTGAGCAGTTTCCTTCAGGTTTCTGGCTGGGTGAGCAGTTAGTCTGTTGGCAAGCTGGCACCACGCCCTGGCACATCTTCCCAGTCATTTCCCTTTATTTGATGAGTGAAAATCGTAACCAGTCCTTTCGCATCTCCATTCTGCCCCAGGTGTGTGTTTTTGTATGTTAGTATTTACATGAACATCTGTCTGTGAAAAAGAAAGAGGCTTTGTATCGAGTGCGGCtggaaggtgtgtgtgagagagtggatTTTGAGCTAACACCTGTTCCCTGTCCCACTTTCCTCTACAGCAGTATCTCAGGCCCGTAGAGGACGTGGCTTCAGCGCAGGAGGACTGCTACAAGTTTGCTGTGTCACAGTCGAGCACGGGGACGGTCATGGGTGCTGTCATCATGGAGGGCTTCTATGTTGTATTCGATCGTGAACATAAACGTATCGGCTTTGCCGTCAGCACGTGTCATGGTAAAACAAAAAATGATGCTGTTTGTATGTTTTTGGTGTCTCAGTCTACATTTGTTTATATTAATCCAGGACCCTCAGTCTAGTTAGCTCATCCGGCtttaggccaggccggatgagcttatatGATCACGTGTTGTCGTCGCTCGTCCACAATTTACagcaatcgctactcctcctacaggattgattggattccgatcaaactcgcatataatgttccccaggtgagcatgcataaaagttgtcaagatggtggcaccaccggtcatatttacgattttatgcgcgtctgaaatttttgggtgatttgtcacattaaacgctactcttcgtaaactgctgggatgttttcactgaaactcacccagaagactctaaagacagatccttgacttgcaagtgacgtcaaagcaaaatcgaaacccggatgtcggccatgttggtggatatacgaatgtggggtcaagcgacattccatacaaaacatagtcacgtatgcgcaactctttgtttttccactgctttaagtgttcttttagctatgccatatctttgtgctgtatatagttgtggtcacaacagcactcgtgaccgtggcaagttcggattttttagaattccatccgtgattcggaaagagggcgaggaaactctgaggcttaaggcccggtcccactggccgatggacacaaaacgtatgcaaaaaggacagagcggacgagcaaaatttcgggggtggctctatccgttttcatccgctccagaaatggacaaaattggcgaaaacagaacggaaaagaacggacgtgggtagtatatagcggggatgttaaacgcatgttcataggaagcctagcggatgaaagcggatggaagtggatgacagctccgaaggggttaccggtgataactgagaagcggacgcatagcagaaagagcggatgcatagcgggtgaaggggctgcatcacgtacgcctaacggaaacaaaggggatgttgcgcggatgtatatcggatgcagaccgttcactgcgctaggtgtccttctacatactctagacatactccagacatcctaaatatacgagatacatcccagatataaacgctttgtccgttttgaatactttatatacgagatgcatacgcttacatcctttctatttccgtgctactaacgatgaatagacgtttcatgtaccttatctttcctccctctttctgttttcagctgcagcagatgtgagttgcgaggatgcccagaggatgcagagaggatacaacagacgtttaacggatgataacggacatagaacgtttgttgctcgtatatgtcgcggatttacatcgtacacggcggaaagttcatccgttctaaaagttttgtgcagctcaaaactttttgcgcggatgaaatcacagtggacggatgctcgatggatagagcgtatgaagcacgtatgcaatgagtacacaacggatgcatagcgttttccaacggatggcaaagatttttttacgttttacatcctctttgcatccgtaagtgcagtgggaccgggcctttagtacagagaggagacaagcagggctgatctaacagaggctaaaaccaaaacagctcgtgtttgcagaaatcattttatctcaggtgaaattcaaaagctttctcgataatatcatggaagaattttatttcgtgttgctagaattttgctataaaatgagcattctcttgtcgcggttcactcggtcattattattttaacacgtgtattatttcgcttctaggagcgccagcaaaattgtacctgaaataaattgaaatgtgatttgtgaaccataaagctagagacttgtcaaaatttcaTACTTCGTCTGTTGTTTACATGTAGAAGtaaactaacactacgttcacactgcaggctgaagtgactcaaatccgatttttttcgcccatatgtgacctgtatccgatcttttattgacaatatgaacgacacagatccgatttttttcaaatccgacccaggccgtttggatatgtggtcctaattccgattcctatccgatcttttcatatgcgacttcagtctgaaccgccaggtcgcattcatccgacttacacattatcaacaagccacaaacgtcactattctgcgctgaagtaggcggcgggtctctcaaaaaaagttacaacaacatggctttgatgttcctttgaacggaggttgcagtcactaccccgcagaacgcctgagccaaaacccttgccctcttccttctcaacctcctccttaacatcaggctattgtgcatgttctggctccgtcgcaacaacaactgcatcatcgccaggtactccatgctggctactgtcatacacaggaaactttaggttacttccgtaaacactggccatgctcactgcgtgtgacgtcgtcgtatcctgcaatgcgcatgcggaacgcttttaggtcgcttttcgttcatactgaggatcacatacaagtcgcatatatttgttaatgtgaacgacctcacaaaaaaaaaatcagatttcacaaaaaaatcggaattgagcattaagccttgcagtgtgaacgtagtgtaaatgcaaaagaagccctaacttacccttgcaaatacaactgctttgtcatcattgactggtttaattaataaggtatttacCTATCCAGAGACCAAGTTATAGGCTTCCGTGGAtttataagccttcatttgagatttgtcgacccacgaagtctgccaaaccagatcgaacacaatatctgggtactcgatggtcggtagaattgTCTTATCCTTAGAAAAATCCGACTTTttgaaataatatgggtcaaaaccacacatatctatcttctctttgtattgaatttTCACTCaactgttcaaatcgtggtaatactgagaaaattcagcattgtttacagtcacgctttcagcggctgccatcctagttgcgttgtatatccaccatcatggcaggcgctcatgacgtagcacgttttgatcacgtggtgGCAAGTAATCtataccaacaagaattgttcaccaggtggcgccacctagcatggatgcagctacacaggggtcatatgcaatttcacaaaaatcgctgctaCTCCTACAGAATTGATCGGATTTTcaaacagtggccggtatgagcgacagcctcattgaggcttttttttttttttttttttggctgtacaTTAAATACTTTCTGCTGTGATGTGAGGTGTTTAATTGTAAATATCAAGTGGATTATCACTTACAACTTGTGTTGCAGCCATAGGATAGTTACCAAACTTGAAGTATCTCCCACATCCTGCTAATTTAAACCTGTAATTGAGTttattgaataaataaatgaatatacCGATTGCATTAACGATAAAATTCATCTTGTATCCGACTGTCCTCAGTTCATGATGAGTTCCGTACCGCGTCAGTGGAGGGCCCCTTCCATGGCGTAGAGCTGGAAGACTGCGGCTACAACGTGCCCCAGACAGATGAGTCCACCCTTATGACCATCGCCTATGTCATGGCAGGAATCTGCGCCCTCTTCATGTTGCCCCTCTGCCTCATGGTGTGCCAGTGGCGCTTTGCCCGCTGCCTGCACCCACCAGGCTCCGGCGACTTTGCAGATGACTTGAATCTCCTGAAATGAGCCATAATTTTAGCATCTTGACTCACAACCAGGTCACTGCTTGTCTGTAGCAAGAGTTTGATCAGAGAGAGGGGGACCAGAAATAATGTGATGGTGTACTGTATATAGGCAAATGCATCTATATGGCATGTGATTGGACTGTTGCAATATGGGAAGAGTAAAACCTCCCATTTGATGGTCCCGTCTTATTTAGTCTTTCAAGTGTGGACAGCCGTGTTGAGGCTTCCTAAGTGTATAATCTGTATGACAAGTgcgtatgtacgtgtgtgtgtgtgtgtatgtgtgactaAGAGCTCTTACGATGTCATAACCTTGACTAAAACCTGAAACTTGAGATAATAATGTGCAATTTCTGATTATTTGTAATCTATAATGCCAGCCTTTGAAAAGGATCTCACACATTTACTAACGACACAGAGGACCTGCTATTGTGAATGTAGGTATTATAAAAGCTTACGAAGATGAATATTTATTTTAGAGGTCTGTTTATGGAAATGGCTCATCTGTGTAACA includes the following:
- the bace1 gene encoding beta-secretase 1 isoform X2, with amino-acid sequence MIIGGIDPSLYVGEVWYTPIRREWYYEVIIVRIEVNGQDLNMDCKEYNYDKSIVDSGTTNLRLPRKVFQAAVKAIEAASSTEQFPSGFWLGEQLVCWQAGTTPWHIFPVISLYLMSENRNQSFRISILPQQYLRPVEDVASAQEDCYKFAVSQSSTGTVMGAVIMEGFYVVFDREHKRIGFAVSTCHVHDEFRTASVEGPFHGVELEDCGYNVPQTDESTLMTIAYVMAGICALFMLPLCLMVCQWRFARCLHPPGSGDFADDLNLLK